The Limanda limanda chromosome 13, fLimLim1.1, whole genome shotgun sequence genome has a window encoding:
- the zbtb41 gene encoding zinc finger and BTB domain-containing protein 41 — protein MKRKASTPLRPKRSRSLSAGGDCAPEPGSVLSSNAPPNSDTVPESLTRHLRMSRHSHNLLKFLDEDRSRGKFCDVSVSVGGTIHSAHKVVLAHGSSYFHAELSKNPAMTNVTLDHVEDSVFQHLLDFLYTSECAVTDTDLPALIEAARFLDMMDILKMLCKEGEVHPVSVIQAQAEIRASSEVEMTSSDSPAGNAEVQSPLAQSNLCNHQFNAENSVQSHLAESHADVQQETQTEGEKTEGQRTVLTRRSARRRRTPTKYKRDDVEGIVNTSEETQKILSPNERQKARVEEAGNAVVEKQTSKPSLKETSKPALDDYVVEEEDEVEEGGDVNEDVSSQKTAAADKSASQQCPEGEGSECLGAREVEVQAPAAGSSNQSPVYPEGLAPVIIQTSSKKILMCPKCDKTFDRAGKYESHTRVHTGEKPFQCDICFQRYSTKSNLTVHRKKHAGDAPFQKKEHKCPFCNKLHASKKTLAKHVRRFHPDNIQEFLTKRKRKSEGWKCAICLKTFTRRPHLQEHMILHTQDRPFKCTFCDEHFKSRFARLKHQEKYHLGPFPCEICGRQFNDTGNRKRHIECTHGGKRKWTCFICGKSVRERTTLREHMRIHSGEKPHLCSICGQSFRHGSSYRLHLRVHHDDKRYECDECGKTFIRHDHLTKHQKIHSGEKAHQCEECGKCFRRHDHLTVHYKSVHLGEKVWQKYKTAVHQCEVCKKEFKGKSSLEMHFRTHSGEKPHRCPECHQTFRIKKTLTKHMVIHSDARPFNCPQCSATFKRKDKLKYHVDHVHSTRFTGQPVSVLSEDKIVSIPFEDTSKAYHAEPKSALQSSPLPAMNVCLPVTLVPIQTAGGSQGELNTSGASSLSSQSHNVVSMQAQGQHQNSGYQAATDLAFLEKYTLTPQPTNIVHPVRPDQMLDPREQSYLGTLLGLDSSSSVQNMSNSGHRH, from the exons ATGAAAAGAAAAGCTAGTACTCCCCTGCGTCCCAAACGCAGCAGGTCGCTCAGTGCCGGCGGTGATTGTGCTCCAGAGCCGGGCTCAGTGCTTAGCTCCAATGCACCACCAAACTCTGACACCGTCCCAGAATCACTCACCCGACACCTGAGGATGTCGAGGCACAGTCACAACCTCCTCAAGTTTTTGGATGAGGACCGGAGCCGGGGGAAGTTCTGcgatgtgtctgtgtctgtgggtggAACGATCCACAGCGCCCACAAGGTGGTGTTGGCTCACGGGAGCAGCTACTTTCACGCTGAGCTGTCCAAGAACCCTGCAATGACCAACGTGACTCTGGACCACGTGGAGGACTCTGTTTTCCAGCACCTGCTCGACTTTTTATACACCTCCGAGTGTGCTGTCACAGACACAGACCTCCCGGCTCTAATTGAAGCAGCACGATTTCTGGACATGATGGACATACTAAAGATGCTGTGTAAAGAAGGGGAGGTCCACCCTGTAAGTGTGATCCAGGCCCAGGCGGAGATAAGAGCGTCTTCAGAGGTAGAAATGACCTCCAGTGACTCACCAGCAGGCAATGCTGAAGTCCAGAGCCCACTTGCGCAGAGCAACCTGTGCAATCACCAGTTTAATGCAGAGAACTCTGTGCAGAGCCACTTGGCTGAGAGTCATGCTGATGTACAGCAGGAAAcccagacagagggagagaagacagaAGGTCAGAGGACTGTTCTCACACGGAGATCTGCTCGTAGGAGGAGAACACCCACTAAGTATAAGAGAGATGATGTCGAGGGCATTGTCAACACATCTGAGGAAACACAGAAGATTTTATCACCAAACGAGCGGCAAAAAGCCAGAGTAGAGGAAGCAGGAAATGCAGTTGTGGAAAAGCAGACGTCCAAACCGAGCTTAAAAGAGACGTCTAAACCAGCTCTCGACGATTACGtggtggaagaggaagatgaagtggaggagggaggagacgtgAACGAGGATGTGTCTTCCCAAAAGACAGCCGCTGCAGACAAGAGCGCAAGTCAGCAGTGTCCAGAGGGAGAAGGGTCAGAGTGCCTCGGTGCTCGAGAGGTGGAGGTGCAGGCGCCGGCAGCAGGAAGCTCCAACCAGAGCCCGGTGTACCCTGAGGGTCTGGCCCCAGTCATCATCCAGACCTCCAGCAAGAAGATTCTCATGTGTCCCAAATGTGACAAGACCTTTGACCGTGCAG GGAAGTACGAGAGTCACACCAGAgtgcacacgggcgagaaaccgtTCCAGTGTGAcatctgtttccagcgctactCCACCAAGTCCAACCTGACCGTGCACAGGAAGAAGCACGCCGGCGACGCCCCCTTCCAGAAGAAGGAGCACAAATGTCCCTTCTGCAACAAGCTGCATGCCAGCAAGAAAACCCTGGCCAAACATGTCAGGAG GTTTCATCCAGACAACATCCAAGAGTTTCTTaccaagaggaagaggaagagtgaaggCTGGAAATGTGCT ATTTGTCTGAAGACCTTCACCCGCAGGCCTCATCTGCAGGAGCACATGATCCTGCACACACAGGACCGGCCTTTTAAATGCACCTTCTGTGATGAGCACTTCAAGTCGCGGTTCGCCAGGCTGAAGCACCAAGAAAAGTACCACTTAG GCCCGTTTCCCTGTGAGATCTGCGGTCGACAGTTCAATGACACAGGCAACAGGAAGCGACACATTGAGTGTACTCACGGAGGCAAGAGGAAGTGGACCTGTTTTATCTGTGGGAAATCAGTGCGAGAAAG GACAACGCTGAGGGAGCACATGAGGATCCACAGTGGGGAGAAACCTCACCTGTGTAGTATCTGCGGCCAAAGTTTCCGTCATGGCAGCTCCTACAG GCTCCACCTCCGAGTACACCATGACGACAAGCGCTACGAGTGTGACGAATGTGGGAAAACCTTTATACGCCACGATCACCTGACCAAGCATCAGAAAATACACTCCG GTGAGAAGGCCCACCAGTGTGAGGAGTGTGGGAAGTGCTTCAGGCGCCATGATCATCTGACTGTCCACTACAAAAGTGTTCATTTAGGAGAGAAAGTCTGGCAGAA GTATAAAACTGCAGTGCATCAGTGTGAGGTTTGCAAGAAGGAATTTAAAGGAAAGTCCAGTCTGGAAATGCACTTCAGGACTCACTCAG GTGAGAAACCCCACAGATGTCCTGAGTGCCACCAGACGTTTCGGATCAAGAAGACCTTGACAAAGCACATGGTGATACACTCGGACGCTCGTCCCTTTAACTGTCCACAGTGCAGCGCCACcttcaaaagaaaagacaagCTCAAGTACCACGTCGACCATGTGCACAGCACGCGATTCACCGGGCAGCCCGTCAGCGTCCTCAGCGAGGACAAAATAGTCTCCATCCCTTTTGAGGACACCTCGAAGGCGTATCACGCTGAGCCCAAGTCGGCTCTTCAAAGCAGCCCGCTTCCCGCAATGAATGTTTGCCTGCCCGTCACTTTAGTTCCTATCCAGACGGCAGGAGGATCACAAGGTGAGCTGAACACATCCGGGGCGtcgtctctctcctcccagaGTCATAATGTCGTGAGCATGCAGGCTCAAGGACAGCATCAGAACTCCGGCTACCAGGCCGCCACCGACCTGGCGTTCTTAGAGAAGTACACCCTGACCCCCCAGCCCACCAACATCGTCCACCCAGTGAGGCCTGATCAGATGCTGGATCCACGAGAGCAGTCCTACCTGGGCACGCTGCTGGGACTGGATTCATCTTCCTCTGTACAGAACATGTCCAACTCTGGCCACAGGCACTGA
- the LOC133018605 gene encoding complement factor H-like isoform X6 → MMSVRHLGFVLLVCFPGALHAQSAAQLCRAPNLAGGYFVPQQEMFSHKTNLTYACDTGRQPAVEGWWATSTCDNGTWSHTPQCISENACIPPTIPNGKYTESSDGWYGNGTVIRISCDEAYEHKDHDATGKCVNGTWSSLPVCEKSMSACSEPPKVPHAVITGLGYQELFAVDSEVQYECEDGYTKKNITCLSGTWTEGPVCVRGRGPGTDLGGSAVGGTSRRPGSGHGGTGTTSAGSGTRPVGGGSSTSSGSNEEEIQNAPIKSCGIRPSISNGDIVETREMFLKYACNRYYKYVGPKTVVCHSDGTWSDLPICRATYCSVDRRQYPQLHPDGLKYVEDGEKVSMACVDNWKTDHFSEVRCNDGIIRLRECCSWLTAMFNACSDTLMKRRMFTD, encoded by the exons ATGATGAGCGTGAGACATCTTGGGTTTGTTCTGCTGGTGTGTTTTCCGGGAGCTCTGCACG CTCAAAGTGCAGCTCAGCTATGTCGTGCTCCCAACTTGGCTGGAGGTTATTTTGTCCCTCAACAAGAAATGTTTTCCCATAAAACCAACCTGACTTATGCCTGTGACACTGGACGTCAGCCGGCTGTGGAGGGGTGGTGGGCGACCAGCACATGTGATAATGGAACATGGTCTCATACGCCACAATGTATAA gTGAAAATGCCTGTATCCCACCAACCATACCCAATGGCAAGTACACTGAGAGCTCAGATGGTTGGTACGGGAACGGAACCGTAATAAGGATCTCATGTGACGAAGCGTATGAACACAAAGACCACGACGCTACAGGCAAATGTGTAAATGGGACGTGGTCCTCTTTGCCCGTCTGCGAGA AAAGTATGTCCGCCTGCAGTGAGCCTCCCAAAGTCCCCCATGCTGTGATCACTGGTTTGGGCTATCAGGAGTTGTTCGCTGTAGATTCAGAAGTGCAGTACGAATGTGAGGATggatacacaaaaaaaaacataacctgctTAAGTGGAACCTGGACTGAAGGCCCCGTCTGCG TCAGAGGAAGAGGACCAGGTACTGATCTTGGTGGCTCTGCAGTGGGCGGAACAA GCCGCAGACCAGGTAGTGGACATGGAGGGACAGGTACTACATCTGCTGGCAGTGGGACACGGCCTGTGGGTGGAG GATCATCGACCAGCTCTGGATCAAATGAAGAGGAGATTCAAAATGCACCAA TTAAAAGCTGTGGAATACGACCCAGTATCTCCAATGGGGATATTGTGGAAACAAGAGAGATGTTTTTGAAATACGCGTGCAACCGCTATTACAAATATGTGGGTCCAAAGACAGTGGTGTGTCATTCAGATGGCACATGGTCAGATCTGCCCATCTGCAGAG CTACCTACTGTTCTGTGGACCGTCGTCAATATCCTCAATTACATCCTGATGGACTGAAATATGTGGAAGATGGTGAGAAGGTGTCAATGGCATGTGTGGACAACTGGAAGACAGATCATTTTTCTGAGGTCCGCTGCAATGATGGAATAATTAGGTTACGTGAAT GTTGTAGCTGGCTCACAGCAATGTTT AACGCTTGCTCAGACactttgatgaagaggaggatgttcACTGACTGA
- the LOC133018605 gene encoding complement factor H-like isoform X5, translating to MMSVRHLGFVLLVCFPGALHAQSAAQLCRAPNLAGGYFVPQQEMFSHKTNLTYACDTGRQPAVEGWWATSTCDNGTWSHTPQCISENACIPPTIPNGKYTESSDGWYGNGTVIRISCDEAYEHKDHDATGKCVNGTWSSLPVCEKSMSACSEPPKVPHAVITGLGYQELFAVDSEVQYECEDGYTKKNITCLSGTWTEGPVCVRGRGPGTDLGGSAVGGTSGGHTSSAGGRRPGSGHGGTGTTSAGSGTRPVGGGSSTSSGSNEEEIQNAPIKSCGIRPSISNGDIVETREMFLKYACNRYYKYVGPKTVVCHSDGTWSDLPICRATYCSVDRRQYPQLHPDGLKYVEDGEKVSMACVDNWKTDHFSEVRCNDGIIRLRECCSWLTAMFNACSDTLMKRRMFTD from the exons ATGATGAGCGTGAGACATCTTGGGTTTGTTCTGCTGGTGTGTTTTCCGGGAGCTCTGCACG CTCAAAGTGCAGCTCAGCTATGTCGTGCTCCCAACTTGGCTGGAGGTTATTTTGTCCCTCAACAAGAAATGTTTTCCCATAAAACCAACCTGACTTATGCCTGTGACACTGGACGTCAGCCGGCTGTGGAGGGGTGGTGGGCGACCAGCACATGTGATAATGGAACATGGTCTCATACGCCACAATGTATAA gTGAAAATGCCTGTATCCCACCAACCATACCCAATGGCAAGTACACTGAGAGCTCAGATGGTTGGTACGGGAACGGAACCGTAATAAGGATCTCATGTGACGAAGCGTATGAACACAAAGACCACGACGCTACAGGCAAATGTGTAAATGGGACGTGGTCCTCTTTGCCCGTCTGCGAGA AAAGTATGTCCGCCTGCAGTGAGCCTCCCAAAGTCCCCCATGCTGTGATCACTGGTTTGGGCTATCAGGAGTTGTTCGCTGTAGATTCAGAAGTGCAGTACGAATGTGAGGATggatacacaaaaaaaaacataacctgctTAAGTGGAACCTGGACTGAAGGCCCCGTCTGCG TCAGAGGAAGAGGACCAGGTACTGATCTTGGTGGCTCTGCAGTGGGCGGAACAAGTGGGGGGCACACTTCATCTGCTGGCG GCCGCAGACCAGGTAGTGGACATGGAGGGACAGGTACTACATCTGCTGGCAGTGGGACACGGCCTGTGGGTGGAG GATCATCGACCAGCTCTGGATCAAATGAAGAGGAGATTCAAAATGCACCAA TTAAAAGCTGTGGAATACGACCCAGTATCTCCAATGGGGATATTGTGGAAACAAGAGAGATGTTTTTGAAATACGCGTGCAACCGCTATTACAAATATGTGGGTCCAAAGACAGTGGTGTGTCATTCAGATGGCACATGGTCAGATCTGCCCATCTGCAGAG CTACCTACTGTTCTGTGGACCGTCGTCAATATCCTCAATTACATCCTGATGGACTGAAATATGTGGAAGATGGTGAGAAGGTGTCAATGGCATGTGTGGACAACTGGAAGACAGATCATTTTTCTGAGGTCCGCTGCAATGATGGAATAATTAGGTTACGTGAAT GTTGTAGCTGGCTCACAGCAATGTTT AACGCTTGCTCAGACactttgatgaagaggaggatgttcACTGACTGA